The following coding sequences lie in one Enterococcus sp. 9E7_DIV0242 genomic window:
- the sufB gene encoding Fe-S cluster assembly protein SufB: MSGVPELEEYKFGFHDDVQPVFSTGEGLTEEVVREISRVKQEPEWMLEFRLKSLEQFNKMPMQKWGADLSDIDFNAIKYYQKPSDRPARDWDDVPDKIKETFERIGIPEAERAYLAGASAQYESEVVYHNMKEEFQKLGIIFTDTDSALKEYPDLFKEYFAKLVPPTDNKLAALNSAVWSGGTFIYVPKGVKVDVPLQTYFRINAENTGQFERTLIIVDEDASVHYVEGCTAPTYTSNSLHAAIVEIYTRKNAYCRYTTIQNWSDNVYNLVTKRAKAYEGATVEWIDGNLGAKTTMKYPSVQLDGRGARGTMLSIAFAGENQVQDTGAKMIHNAPNTSSSIVSKSIAKDGGEVNYRGQVTFGKDSAGSISHIECDTIIMDDKSKSDTIPFNEIHNSQVALEHEAKVSKISEEQLYYLMSRGLSEVEATEMIVMGFVEPFTKELPMEYAVELNRLISYEMEGSVG, translated from the coding sequence ATGAGCGGCGTACCAGAGTTAGAAGAATATAAATTCGGCTTCCACGATGATGTTCAACCGGTTTTCAGTACGGGTGAAGGGCTGACTGAGGAAGTCGTACGTGAGATATCTCGAGTAAAACAAGAACCGGAATGGATGCTTGAGTTCCGCTTGAAATCATTGGAGCAGTTCAACAAGATGCCGATGCAAAAATGGGGCGCAGATCTGTCCGATATCGATTTCAATGCAATCAAATATTACCAAAAACCAAGTGATCGTCCAGCACGTGACTGGGACGATGTACCGGATAAAATCAAAGAAACCTTCGAGCGTATCGGGATTCCGGAAGCTGAGCGTGCCTATCTGGCGGGTGCTTCTGCCCAGTATGAATCAGAGGTTGTCTACCACAACATGAAGGAAGAATTCCAAAAGCTGGGGATCATTTTTACAGATACGGACTCTGCTTTGAAGGAATACCCTGACTTATTCAAGGAATACTTTGCGAAGCTAGTTCCGCCAACAGATAACAAGCTGGCAGCCCTGAACTCAGCCGTATGGTCAGGTGGAACCTTCATCTACGTACCAAAAGGCGTAAAGGTCGATGTGCCATTACAGACTTACTTCCGAATCAACGCAGAAAACACGGGTCAGTTCGAACGGACATTGATCATTGTTGATGAAGATGCCAGTGTTCACTACGTAGAAGGCTGTACTGCACCAACTTATACAAGTAATAGTCTGCACGCGGCTATCGTGGAAATCTATACACGTAAAAATGCCTACTGCCGTTACACAACGATCCAAAACTGGTCAGACAATGTCTACAACCTAGTAACGAAACGTGCGAAAGCCTATGAAGGTGCGACGGTTGAATGGATCGATGGGAACCTTGGTGCGAAAACAACCATGAAATACCCAAGTGTTCAACTAGACGGACGCGGCGCCCGCGGCACGATGCTTTCTATCGCCTTTGCCGGTGAAAACCAAGTGCAGGACACAGGAGCAAAAATGATCCACAACGCACCGAACACCTCTAGCTCGATCGTTTCCAAATCGATCGCTAAAGATGGCGGCGAGGTGAACTACCGCGGTCAAGTGACCTTCGGTAAGGACAGTGCTGGATCGATCTCACACATCGAGTGTGACACAATCATCATGGATGATAAATCCAAATCCGACACGATTCCATTCAATGAGATCCACAACAGTCAAGTGGCTTTGGAGCATGAGGCGAAGGTCTCAAAAATCTCCGAAGAGCAGCTGTACTATCTGATGAGCCGTGGACTATCAGAAGTTGAAGCGACTGAGATGATCGTCATGGGATTCGTGGAACCATTTACGAAAGAACTACCGATGGAATATGCGGTGGAGTTGAATAGACTTATTTCTTATGAGATGGAAGGCAGTGTAGGTTAA
- a CDS encoding phosphopentomutase, whose protein sequence is MGRFVVIVLDSYGVGAMADVKEVRPRDLGSNTALHIIEKNPTIQLPTLEALGLMNAIGEEYKQHKFSETANWGTANLAHHGADSFLGHQEIMGTTPKIPLIQPFNAKIDVVEEALAAHGYSVRRVGQEDEPKILVVNDCVTVGDNLETDYGQVYNVTGCLDLISYEALKEIGHCVREVVQVSRVITFGGEQVDLNDLLAARKVKNNEIAGVDAPESGVYNNGYQVVHLGYGIDKNVQVPTILDKAGVTVSLLGKVADIVQTASRHLFPGVDSDELFDSLLGEVQEIQHGFICLNIQETDLAGHAEDVMRYSDRLELSDRRIKELLPKLEEGDVLIVMADHGNDPTIGHSNHTRERVPLLVYSKGIEKKQIGERKTLADVGATVAEYFDVAAPQHGTSFLNKIFD, encoded by the coding sequence ATGGGACGTTTTGTAGTGATCGTATTAGACAGCTATGGTGTAGGCGCTATGGCTGATGTAAAAGAAGTTCGACCAAGGGATCTAGGCAGTAATACAGCACTGCATATCATAGAGAAAAATCCGACGATTCAGCTTCCAACCTTAGAAGCACTGGGCTTGATGAATGCGATCGGTGAAGAATATAAGCAGCATAAATTTTCTGAGACGGCAAATTGGGGAACAGCGAATCTGGCACATCACGGGGCAGATTCATTCCTTGGACATCAGGAAATCATGGGTACAACGCCTAAAATTCCGTTGATTCAGCCGTTCAATGCAAAAATCGATGTCGTGGAGGAAGCACTGGCAGCTCACGGCTACTCTGTTCGTCGCGTTGGGCAAGAAGACGAGCCTAAGATACTCGTTGTTAATGACTGTGTCACAGTGGGGGATAATTTAGAAACAGACTATGGTCAGGTTTATAATGTGACCGGCTGTCTGGATTTGATTTCCTATGAAGCCTTAAAGGAAATCGGGCATTGCGTCCGTGAAGTTGTACAGGTCTCGCGGGTGATCACTTTTGGCGGAGAGCAAGTGGATTTAAATGATTTGTTGGCTGCTCGAAAAGTGAAGAATAACGAAATTGCAGGTGTGGATGCACCAGAATCCGGTGTCTATAATAATGGGTATCAAGTCGTTCATTTAGGCTATGGGATCGATAAGAATGTACAGGTACCGACGATTTTGGACAAGGCGGGAGTGACAGTTTCTTTACTTGGCAAGGTCGCTGATATTGTTCAAACAGCAAGTCGTCATTTATTTCCTGGTGTGGATAGCGATGAGCTATTTGATTCGTTGCTTGGGGAAGTACAGGAAATTCAACATGGCTTTATCTGTTTGAATATTCAGGAGACCGATCTGGCAGGGCACGCGGAAGATGTGATGCGTTACTCAGACCGCTTGGAGCTCAGTGACCGTCGGATCAAAGAACTGCTTCCTAAGCTAGAAGAGGGCGATGTCTTGATCGTCATGGCTGATCATGGGAATGACCCAACGATCGGTCATAGCAATCACACACGAGAGCGTGTGCCGCTGTTGGTATACAGTAAAGGCATCGAGAAAAAACAAATCGGGGAAAGGAAAACACTTGCTGATGTAGGTGCAACCGTTGCAGAGTATTTTGACGTTGCTGCACCACAGCATGGTACATCATTTTTAAATAAGATTTTTGATTGA
- the sufU gene encoding Fe-S cluster assembly sulfur transfer protein SufU, with protein sequence MALSKLENLYRQVILDHSSHPHHHGTLGDSSKKIEMNNPTCGDVIELQVDIQDDIIKDIAFSGSGCSISTASASMMTDAVIGKSVAEAEELAEAFSQLVQGNEVPDDEKLGDASMLKNVSKFPARIKCATLAWKALEKAVENDGQGTAGQLHC encoded by the coding sequence ATGGCGTTATCTAAATTAGAAAATCTATACCGTCAGGTAATATTGGATCATTCCAGCCATCCCCATCATCATGGGACGCTGGGCGATTCCAGCAAAAAAATCGAAATGAACAACCCTACTTGTGGCGACGTAATCGAACTACAGGTCGATATTCAAGACGATATCATCAAGGATATTGCTTTTTCCGGCAGCGGCTGTTCGATCAGTACAGCGAGTGCCAGTATGATGACGGACGCGGTGATCGGCAAATCGGTCGCAGAAGCAGAAGAGCTGGCTGAAGCCTTCTCACAACTGGTGCAAGGCAACGAAGTACCTGATGATGAGAAGCTGGGCGATGCCTCTATGTTGAAAAATGTCAGTAAGTTTCCGGCACGGATCAAATGTGCCACACTGGCTTGGAAGGCATTGGAAAAAGCTGTTGAGAACGATGGTCAAGGAACGGCAGGTCAACTGCACTGCTAG
- a CDS encoding helix-turn-helix transcriptional regulator → MKNRIALTTNDRKKRTGIEIKKIRKRLKLTQPEFGKIVNQNAEPLGKKIIYGWEHGLFYPSKERFERIAELGNTTVNELKFGTLEDYIMGLIVYRDSIITYRGQDDISLFDYLEESDFQEFRNYWKDIFPSMDDKTKYEVAKNTTVLSIEEGLTHYDLIEIAKNFLSYIENDAADDIITLTNSIKRSLDWFYEDREENTTGYAELRIAMNQLEEKLDSINKEYSKYWKK, encoded by the coding sequence ATGAAAAATAGAATAGCATTAACAACCAATGATAGGAAAAAGCGTACTGGTATCGAAATAAAGAAAATACGAAAAAGACTCAAGCTTACTCAACCCGAGTTCGGAAAAATTGTAAATCAAAATGCTGAACCACTTGGCAAAAAAATTATATACGGATGGGAACACGGGCTATTTTATCCTAGTAAAGAGCGCTTTGAACGAATTGCGGAACTTGGTAATACGACTGTAAATGAATTAAAATTCGGCACTCTTGAAGATTACATAATGGGATTAATAGTATATCGAGATAGCATTATTACTTATCGAGGACAGGATGACATATCGTTATTCGACTACCTTGAGGAATCTGATTTTCAGGAATTTAGAAATTATTGGAAAGACATTTTTCCTAGTATGGATGATAAAACCAAATATGAAGTTGCAAAAAATACCACTGTTTTATCAATAGAAGAAGGTCTAACTCATTATGATTTGATTGAAATAGCAAAAAATTTTTTAAGCTACATTGAAAACGATGCTGCCGACGACATTATTACTTTGACTAATTCTATAAAAAGAAGCCTAGACTGGTTTTACGAAGACAGAGAAGAAAATACAACCGGCTATGCTGAATTGAGGATAGCTATGAATCAATTAGAAGAAAAACTAGACAGTATTAATAAAGAATATAGTAAGTACTGGAAAAAATAA
- a CDS encoding helix-turn-helix domain-containing protein yields MTAISIDQIVSAQVEGQVREIISTELKSAFEGGVFCVYPEYMSYQQASDYLGISKGTLKKYISQYGLPVMKIESVTRLKKSDIDKFMEANRV; encoded by the coding sequence ATGACGGCAATAAGTATTGATCAAATTGTTTCCGCACAAGTTGAAGGACAAGTGAGAGAAATAATCAGTACTGAGTTAAAATCTGCTTTTGAAGGGGGCGTTTTTTGTGTTTATCCGGAGTATATGAGTTATCAGCAAGCTAGTGATTATCTTGGAATCTCAAAAGGAACACTTAAAAAGTATATTTCTCAGTACGGACTACCCGTCATGAAAATTGAGAGTGTCACTAGACTGAAAAAGTCTGATATTGATAAATTCATGGAAGCGAATCGAGTGTAG
- a CDS encoding amidase family protein, whose protein sequence is MKKPTAIDGAKKSFIALKNPYDSVEKVYPMVIDHFQETEAVYYAGVKNRSQISPAFIQSLEDIDVYLHTLDKASVAGRAVDIQLKNPYTGRPMTGSSSGTAINVLLGINDIGIGTDGGGSVLAPAMAVNLIGFISPLLDQENRKKLAAKVSTDGIAFQPSLGFITEAFALLKQVVYFSLPINEEIDEEIPEVIYDPADFSKEEMDTWKGQCETADLSFKFDGRDEVMPKLKKLLATCDVLISKEGPIDIDGLGDTVLGHFDERTQEQQRQGKKGFLRVVNMLDATAITIPMEEFAVGCLLICESTPEKISKLFRLAEQWPKVNNPYARYFSECEEYYPQGFGEG, encoded by the coding sequence ATGAAGAAACCTACTGCAATAGATGGGGCAAAAAAAAGCTTTATTGCGTTAAAAAATCCCTATGATTCTGTAGAAAAAGTGTATCCAATGGTTATTGATCATTTTCAAGAGACCGAAGCTGTTTATTATGCGGGAGTCAAAAATCGTAGTCAGATTTCGCCGGCATTTATCCAATCATTGGAGGATATTGATGTGTACCTCCATACTCTGGATAAGGCTTCGGTAGCTGGACGAGCAGTGGATATTCAATTGAAAAACCCTTATACAGGACGACCGATGACTGGTTCATCTAGTGGGACAGCGATCAATGTCCTTTTAGGCATCAATGATATCGGTATTGGAACAGATGGTGGCGGTTCGGTCTTGGCTCCGGCAATGGCGGTCAACTTGATCGGTTTTATCAGTCCACTGCTGGATCAGGAAAATAGGAAGAAACTTGCAGCTAAAGTATCGACGGATGGTATTGCTTTTCAACCATCTCTGGGATTTATCACAGAAGCGTTTGCTTTGCTGAAGCAGGTCGTGTATTTCTCGTTACCCATTAATGAAGAGATAGATGAAGAAATCCCAGAAGTCATTTACGATCCTGCAGATTTTTCAAAAGAAGAGATGGATACTTGGAAAGGGCAATGCGAGACAGCAGATTTATCTTTTAAATTTGATGGCCGAGATGAGGTGATGCCGAAGCTGAAAAAATTGCTGGCAACCTGCGATGTGCTGATTAGTAAGGAAGGACCGATAGACATTGACGGGTTAGGAGATACAGTCCTAGGGCATTTTGATGAGCGGACACAGGAGCAACAGCGACAAGGGAAAAAAGGGTTTCTGCGTGTAGTCAATATGCTTGATGCAACAGCGATCACCATACCGATGGAAGAATTTGCAGTAGGCTGTCTGCTGATTTGCGAATCGACGCCGGAAAAAATCAGCAAGCTATTTCGGCTTGCTGAACAATGGCCGAAGGTGAACAATCCTTACGCTCGTTACTTTTCAGAGTGTGAAGAATATTACCCGCAAGGATTCGGGGAAGGATAG
- a CDS encoding cysteine desulfurase: MIDVEKIRQEFPILFQEVNDEPLVYLDNAATTQKPKAVLDKLTYYYEHDNANVHRGVHTLAERATKEYEAAREKLRKLINAGETAEVLFTRGTTTGLNWIAKSYGDLAVNAGDEIVISYMEHHSNIIPWQQLATRKGATLKYIDITPEGYLDMESARKQITDKTKIVSIAHVSNVLGVINPIKELAALAHAHGAVMVVDGAQAVPHMTVDVQELDADFFAFSGHKMCGPTGIGVLYGKRALLEKMEPVEFGGEMIDFVNLYDSTWKELPWKFEAGTPNIAGAIALGEAAEYLMNIGLEEIHQHEAEIVAYVLPKLQAIEGLTVYGPQDPKDHTGVIAFNLDGLHPHDVATALDMEGLAVRAGHHCAQPLLKYLDVSSAARASFYLYNTKADADRLIEAIMATKEFFQDGVI, from the coding sequence ATGATAGATGTAGAGAAGATTCGTCAAGAGTTTCCGATCTTGTTTCAAGAAGTCAATGACGAGCCACTTGTATATCTGGATAATGCAGCAACGACTCAAAAACCGAAGGCAGTTTTAGACAAGCTGACTTATTATTATGAACACGACAATGCGAATGTCCATCGTGGTGTCCATACCTTAGCAGAACGGGCAACGAAGGAATATGAAGCCGCACGTGAGAAGCTGAGAAAGCTGATCAATGCGGGAGAAACCGCAGAGGTCCTGTTTACCAGAGGAACCACGACAGGGCTGAACTGGATAGCTAAGAGCTATGGCGATTTGGCTGTAAATGCCGGTGATGAAATCGTGATCTCGTACATGGAACATCATTCCAATATCATCCCATGGCAGCAGTTGGCTACTCGCAAGGGAGCAACGTTGAAATACATCGATATCACTCCTGAAGGCTATTTGGATATGGAGAGTGCCAGAAAACAAATCACGGATAAAACAAAGATTGTATCCATTGCCCATGTCTCAAATGTTTTAGGTGTGATCAATCCTATAAAAGAGTTGGCAGCACTGGCTCATGCGCATGGCGCTGTGATGGTCGTTGATGGCGCACAGGCAGTACCGCATATGACAGTTGACGTGCAAGAGCTAGATGCAGATTTCTTTGCTTTCAGCGGACATAAAATGTGCGGACCAACTGGAATTGGTGTATTATATGGAAAACGCGCGCTGTTGGAAAAAATGGAACCAGTTGAATTCGGCGGTGAGATGATCGATTTTGTGAATCTCTATGATAGTACCTGGAAAGAGCTTCCTTGGAAGTTCGAAGCAGGGACACCGAATATCGCCGGAGCGATTGCCTTGGGTGAAGCGGCAGAGTATCTGATGAACATTGGTTTAGAAGAGATTCATCAGCATGAGGCAGAAATTGTTGCTTATGTGCTGCCGAAGCTACAAGCAATTGAGGGACTGACGGTCTACGGACCACAGGACCCGAAAGACCATACAGGTGTGATCGCCTTTAATCTGGACGGACTGCATCCACATGATGTAGCGACTGCTCTGGATATGGAAGGTCTGGCAGTACGTGCCGGCCATCATTGTGCCCAGCCGCTGCTGAAATATTTGGATGTTTCTTCTGCAGCAAGAGCGAGTTTTTATCTTTATAATACAAAAGCAGATGCAGATCGTCTGATCGAGGCGATCATGGCAACGAAGGAGTTTTTCCAAGATGGCGTTATCTAA
- the sufC gene encoding Fe-S cluster assembly ATPase SufC, which translates to MSVLEIKNLHVSIDDKEILKGVDLTMKTGEIHAIMGPNGTGKSTLSAAIMGNPNYEVTEGEILLDGENILELEVDERARLGLFLAMQYPSEIPGITNAEFMRAAINATRDEDNKISVMDFLKKLDSKMDLLNMPEEMAERYLNEGFSGGEKKRNEILQLLMLEPTFAILDEIDSGLDIDALKVVAKGVNEMRGENFGSLIITHYQRLLNYITPDVVHIMMNGKVVKTGNADLAKRLEAEGYAGISKELGIEYKEEEA; encoded by the coding sequence ATGTCAGTTTTAGAAATCAAAAATCTGCACGTATCAATTGACGATAAAGAGATCCTGAAGGGCGTAGACCTGACAATGAAAACAGGGGAAATCCACGCGATCATGGGACCGAACGGAACAGGGAAATCAACATTATCCGCAGCAATCATGGGGAACCCGAATTATGAAGTAACTGAAGGCGAAATTCTTTTAGACGGCGAAAATATTCTGGAACTAGAAGTTGATGAGCGCGCACGTTTAGGTCTATTTTTGGCGATGCAATACCCAAGCGAAATTCCGGGAATCACGAATGCAGAGTTCATGCGTGCAGCAATCAATGCAACGCGCGACGAAGACAATAAAATCTCTGTGATGGATTTCTTGAAGAAATTAGATAGCAAGATGGATTTATTGAATATGCCGGAAGAAATGGCGGAACGTTACTTGAACGAAGGCTTTTCCGGTGGGGAAAAGAAACGGAATGAAATCCTGCAGCTGTTGATGCTTGAACCAACTTTTGCTATTTTAGATGAGATCGACTCTGGGCTGGATATCGATGCGTTGAAAGTCGTTGCGAAGGGTGTCAACGAAATGCGCGGTGAAAACTTTGGTTCATTGATCATTACCCATTACCAACGTCTATTGAACTACATCACGCCAGATGTGGTGCATATCATGATGAACGGTAAAGTAGTGAAGACAGGCAATGCTGATTTGGCGAAGCGTCTGGAAGCGGAAGGCTATGCAGGAATCAGTAAAGAATTGGGTATTGAATACAAAGAAGAAGAAGCGTAA
- a CDS encoding tyrosine-type recombinase/integrase produces the protein MAKISKYKKKNGQIAWMYKGHIATDPRTGEKISTTRRGFSTKPEAQKALDEHIYTIKYGRKKKEEDMTFSDLYEEWIEHQRGSVKPSTVAISVRYAKNQILPEFGKLKLADISVSYCQKVVNQWHNDYESYDYMRKQTAQILGYGVSMEYIENNPMRKTLLPRKKEQEEKRKYYSKEELKALLDAFKDFGNMKQYTFFRLLAYTGMRKSEVLALQWKDIDMFNKELHVDKTLAVNEHNKVIIQTPKTKASRRTISLDDRTIAILNNWRVQQKEDYFKLGYNTSSEEQHVFTSKKNTLYMPNTVNDWLRYILKKYDLPVITPHGFRHTHISLLLEDGRPIKVVQQRAGHENSKVTMDIYAHITNNAPKDVGQSFANLME, from the coding sequence ATGGCAAAGATATCAAAATACAAGAAGAAAAATGGTCAAATAGCATGGATGTATAAAGGTCATATTGCAACTGACCCAAGAACCGGTGAAAAAATTAGTACAACTAGACGTGGTTTTAGCACCAAGCCAGAAGCTCAAAAAGCACTAGACGAGCATATCTATACTATTAAATATGGTCGAAAAAAGAAAGAAGAAGATATGACTTTTAGTGATCTGTACGAGGAATGGATTGAACACCAGCGTGGAAGTGTAAAGCCTTCTACAGTTGCTATATCTGTCCGCTACGCAAAGAATCAAATATTACCTGAATTCGGTAAACTCAAATTAGCTGATATTTCTGTTTCTTACTGCCAAAAAGTTGTTAATCAATGGCACAATGATTATGAAAGCTACGACTATATGAGAAAACAGACGGCACAAATTTTGGGCTATGGTGTTTCGATGGAGTATATTGAAAATAACCCTATGAGAAAAACCCTCCTCCCACGTAAAAAAGAACAGGAGGAAAAGCGTAAATATTATTCTAAAGAAGAATTAAAGGCTTTACTAGATGCCTTTAAAGATTTTGGAAATATGAAGCAATATACTTTCTTTAGACTCTTAGCCTACACCGGTATGCGAAAAAGTGAAGTCCTTGCTCTACAATGGAAGGACATAGATATGTTTAATAAAGAATTGCATGTTGATAAAACTCTCGCTGTAAACGAGCATAATAAAGTCATAATTCAAACACCAAAAACAAAAGCTTCTAGACGTACCATCTCTTTAGACGATCGGACTATTGCTATACTCAATAACTGGCGGGTACAACAAAAAGAAGATTATTTCAAATTGGGATACAATACAAGTTCCGAAGAACAGCATGTATTTACAAGCAAAAAGAATACACTTTATATGCCGAACACAGTGAATGATTGGCTAAGATATATCCTAAAAAAATATGATTTACCTGTTATCACACCGCATGGATTCAGGCATACTCACATTAGCTTGCTATTGGAAGATGGCAGACCTATCAAAGTAGTTCAGCAAAGAGCCGGACATGAAAACAGTAAAGTCACAATGGACATTTATGCTCATATTACAAATAATGCACCAAAAGATGTTGGACAGTCCTTTGCAAATCTGATGGAGTAA
- the sufD gene encoding Fe-S cluster assembly protein SufD, whose amino-acid sequence MKDMNTNAYLDEINAFSAQMEEPSWMNELRVSALEKATELELPMIERVKFHRWPLFNVNTEAYVPASANVPNFGEMKDNPVIVQQNTATIFEQLSVDLADKGVIFTDIFSAMQEYPELVKEYYMTKAVQVDEDKLTAFHAAFMNSGVFLYVPKNVVIEEPIEALFFQDSSSEQSFFKHVLIVADEHSEISYLERYQTLAGEKHKAAANIIVEVIAKAGAKVKYSAIDQLGENLSTYMNRRGHIMRDASIDWALGVMNDGDVVADFDSDLVGEGSHSEVKVVAISAGKQTQGIDTRVTNKASHSIGHILQHGVIRDRGTLTFNGIGHILKGAKGADAQQESRVLMLSDKARGDANPILLIDENEVTAGHAASVGRVDPEEMYYLMSRGLRKAEAERLVIRGFLGSVITAIPVKEVRDEFVEVIEGKLNA is encoded by the coding sequence ATGAAAGATATGAATACAAACGCTTATCTTGACGAAATCAACGCCTTTTCCGCTCAAATGGAAGAACCTTCATGGATGAATGAATTACGCGTCTCAGCTTTGGAAAAGGCGACAGAGCTTGAACTGCCGATGATCGAGCGTGTGAAATTTCATCGTTGGCCATTATTTAATGTAAATACAGAAGCCTATGTACCTGCTTCTGCAAATGTGCCAAATTTTGGTGAGATGAAAGACAATCCAGTGATCGTTCAGCAAAATACTGCAACGATTTTTGAACAGTTGTCTGTTGATTTGGCAGACAAAGGCGTGATTTTCACGGATATTTTTTCAGCGATGCAGGAATATCCTGAATTAGTGAAAGAATATTACATGACCAAAGCTGTTCAAGTGGATGAAGATAAATTAACTGCGTTCCATGCAGCATTTATGAACAGTGGTGTTTTCTTATATGTACCGAAAAATGTAGTGATCGAAGAGCCGATCGAAGCTCTTTTCTTCCAGGATTCATCTAGTGAGCAGTCATTCTTCAAGCATGTGCTGATCGTGGCTGACGAGCATAGTGAAATCAGTTATCTGGAAAGATATCAGACGTTGGCTGGTGAAAAGCACAAGGCTGCAGCGAATATTATTGTTGAAGTGATCGCAAAAGCTGGTGCGAAAGTAAAATACTCAGCCATTGATCAATTAGGTGAAAACCTTTCTACTTATATGAATCGTCGGGGTCATATCATGCGTGATGCTTCTATCGACTGGGCATTAGGTGTGATGAATGATGGCGATGTCGTGGCTGATTTTGATTCTGATTTAGTGGGCGAAGGTTCACATTCTGAGGTCAAGGTCGTAGCGATCAGTGCTGGAAAACAAACACAGGGAATCGATACTCGTGTTACGAATAAAGCTTCTCATTCGATTGGTCATATTCTGCAGCACGGCGTTATTCGTGACAGAGGAACATTGACCTTCAATGGGATCGGTCATATCCTGAAAGGGGCGAAGGGCGCAGATGCACAGCAGGAAAGCCGTGTCTTGATGCTTTCTGATAAAGCTCGTGGGGATGCCAATCCGATTCTTTTGATCGATGAAAATGAAGTAACGGCAGGACATGCGGCCAGTGTTGGTCGTGTCGATCCGGAGGAAATGTACTACTTGATGAGTCGTGGTCTGCGAAAAGCAGAAGCAGAGCGCTTGGTTATTCGTGGTTTCTTAGGCTCTGTGATCACAGCGATCCCAGTCAAGGAAGTACGGGATGAATTTGTTGAAGTAATCGAAGGGAAGTTGAATGCATGA